A genomic stretch from Plasmodium brasilianum strain Bolivian I chromosome 9, whole genome shotgun sequence includes:
- a CDS encoding thioredoxin-like protein has product MIAKSEVDDFLRNIGYIQICYVNDQLNNFFGIFIISTEDATEETALYYLEMCNGNCNEAVKLYYEINSETTLQNRIDRVGDESIGVEETVRAQTEEHVKERIKDYSTEYNDYVREPDKHFSQVLIHDMDDSNFLHFNELNKKEKKVNIELGDTFGKLFSPPEFLICSLPFEDMRKKSKDENKYILVNIQNSEFDSLRLNRDIWNNDLVQEIIKNFFIFWLRYENDQDAVVFMNTYKVNKLPYICVLCKRTGRKLKVWNTKNFQDPICAQSQLYEFIETIETKNNGNYDHVNNSMVQKDNIPTDAQLNSICMNNESNYNHVSDNILHNAKKEMNMVQNIKKDNERNTNSCISSTGLTEYTDVTTDNKQNIEEEYNKINNELSELHKLRHA; this is encoded by the exons atgaTAGCCAAAAGCGAGGTTGATGACTTCTTGCGGAAtattg gatatATTCAAATTTGTTACGTAAATGACCAGTTAAACAATTTCTTTggcatttttataattagcACAGAAGATGCAACTGAAGAAACTGCCTTATATTATTTGGAG ATGTGTAATGGGAACTGTAATGAGGCAGTGAAATTATATTACGAGATAAACAGTGAAACCACTTTACAAAACAGGATCGATCGAGTCGGGGATGAATCAATAGGTGTAGAAGAAACTGTAAGAGCACAAACAGAAGAACACGTTAAAGAACGAATCAAAGACTACAGCACCGAATATAATGATTATGTGAGAGAACCAGATAAACATTTTAGTCAAGTACTAATCCATGATATGGATGACTCgaattttttgcattttaatgaattaaataaaaaagaaaaaaaagtgaacATAGAATTAGGTGACACTTTTGGAAAACTTTTTTCTCCACCcgaatttttaatttgttctttGCCGTTTGAAGACATGagaaaaaaatcaaaagatgaaaataaatacattttagtGAACATACAAAATTCAGAATTTGATTCCTTGAGATTAAATAGAGATATATGGAATAACGATCTAGTGcaggaaataataaaaaacttttttattttctggCTGCGATATGAGAATGACCAAGACGCTGTAGTTTTCATGAACACATACAAG GTAAATAAGTTGCCttacatatgtgtattatGCAAAAGAACAGggagaaaattaaaagtttGGAATACTAAAAACTTTCAAGACCCAATATGTGCTCAATCACAGCTTTACGAATTTATTGAAACaattgaaacaaaaaataatgggAATTATGACCATGTTAATAATAGCATGGTTCAGAAGGACAACATACCAACTGATGCACAACTAAACAGTATATGTATGAACAACGAAAGTAATTACAATCATGTTAGTGacaatatattacataatgcaaaaaaagaGATGAACATGGTtcagaatattaaaaaggataatGAGAGGAATACAAATTCGTGTATATCATCTACAGGTTTAACAGAATATACGGATGTAACAACAGacaataaacaaaatatagaagaagaatataacaaaataaataatgagtTGTCAGAATTACACAAATTGAG GCAtgcatga
- a CDS encoding U6 snRNA-associated Sm-like protein LSm1 yields MEQPSMPLWLSSFEEDIDTYIFISSRDNKLYLGILRTYDQHGNIFLTHCVEKIIVPEKKYFSDVYVGNLIIRGDNIAYFGSLDEDKYSIMFDYSEKNSSDMDFNDNEDMETPNKKEKDSNGNIILKYRPINHILKFITENNNDSWVFEN; encoded by the exons ATGGAGCAACCGTCCATGCCTCTCTGGCTAAGCAGCTTTGAAGAAGATATTGACACGtacattttcatttcctCAAGGGATAACAAATTGTATTTAG GGATACTAAGAACGTACGATCAGCACGGGAATATATTCTTAACACACTGtgttgaaaaaattatagttccagaaaaaaagtatttttcgGATGTCTACGTTG GAAATCTAATAATTAGAGGAGACAATATTGCGTATTTCGGTTCATTGGATGAAGATAAATACTCGATAATGTTTGACTActcagaaaaaaatagtagtGATATGGACTTTAATGATAATGAAGATATGGAAACgccaaataaaaaagaaaaggattCAAATGGGAATATTATTCTGAAGTACAGACCGATAAACCATATCTTGAAGTTCATAACTGAGAATAATAACGATTCATGGGTGtttgaaaattaa